The following proteins come from a genomic window of Synechococcus sp. BIOS-E4-1:
- a CDS encoding MgPME-cyclase complex family protein — protein sequence MTTYYFVAASERFLTEEEPLEEVLKERRRNYKENGKEIDFWLVRQPAFLNAEEMKTVCDQLPQPAAAVVSTDSNFITFMKLRLEFVLDGCFEAPSAEIPDAIATAD from the coding sequence ATGACCACCTACTACTTCGTTGCAGCAAGCGAGCGATTCCTCACAGAGGAGGAGCCCTTGGAGGAAGTTCTCAAGGAAAGACGGCGCAACTACAAAGAAAACGGCAAGGAGATCGACTTCTGGCTGGTTCGCCAACCTGCTTTTCTCAATGCGGAGGAGATGAAGACGGTCTGTGATCAGCTGCCGCAGCCCGCTGCGGCTGTCGTTTCCACAGACTCGAACTTCATTACTTTTATGAAATTGAGGCTTGAGTTTGTTCTTGATGGATGTTTTGAGGCACCCAGCGCTGAGATTCCAGATGCCATCGCAACGGCTGATTGA
- a CDS encoding DUF475 domain-containing protein, producing MDTAALSSLTAWLDGVDQLGELLPLLPVLITLEFILSADNAIALATIAREQRDPRLERRALNLGIVMAFGLRVGLILMAQYVLAFPPIQLIAGVYLLWLCFSHWNSSTDQISEKSQETSTNPIRFSRTVLTLAITDLAFSIDSVAAAVAISDQLLLVLTGALIGVVALRFTSGLFIRWLQIYPRLETAGFLAVGFVGLKLLVLTAMPTLHPSELLTLAAVIGLMIWGFSLRESPAAEES from the coding sequence ATGGATACAGCTGCCCTCTCGTCACTCACGGCCTGGTTGGATGGCGTTGACCAGCTGGGTGAACTGCTGCCGCTGTTGCCGGTCCTTATCACACTGGAATTCATCCTATCCGCTGACAATGCGATTGCATTAGCAACAATCGCACGAGAACAACGTGATCCCAGACTGGAACGTCGAGCGTTAAATCTCGGCATTGTGATGGCGTTCGGTTTGCGCGTCGGACTGATTTTGATGGCGCAATATGTACTTGCTTTTCCTCCGATTCAGCTCATTGCAGGCGTTTATCTGCTCTGGCTCTGCTTCAGTCATTGGAATTCTTCAACGGATCAGATCAGCGAGAAATCACAGGAAACATCAACCAACCCGATTCGTTTCAGTCGAACGGTGTTGACCCTGGCGATTACCGACCTCGCCTTTTCGATTGACAGTGTTGCTGCAGCGGTTGCGATCAGTGATCAGTTGCTACTTGTATTGACGGGTGCCTTGATCGGAGTGGTCGCTTTGCGTTTCACCTCAGGACTCTTCATTCGATGGCTGCAGATTTATCCACGACTGGAAACGGCCGGCTTCCTAGCCGTGGGATTTGTTGGTCTCAAATTGCTGGTGTTAACGGCTATGCCGACGCTGCATCCATCAGAACTGCTGACTCTTGCGGCTGTGATCGGCTTGATGATCTGGGGATTTTCACTGCGTGAATCTCCTGCAGCAGAGGAGTCCTGA
- a CDS encoding BolA family protein, whose protein sequence is MVQPDAVSSAIRRAIPDAQVSVEDLTGGGDHLQVSVVSTAFDGLNRIRQHQLVYRALREELASEAIHALALNTSTPN, encoded by the coding sequence GTGGTTCAGCCTGACGCCGTCTCTTCCGCAATTCGTCGCGCTATCCCAGATGCGCAGGTGAGCGTTGAGGATCTCACCGGTGGTGGTGATCATCTTCAGGTGAGTGTTGTGTCGACTGCCTTCGACGGTCTCAACCGCATCCGGCAACATCAGCTTGTTTACCGAGCCTTGCGGGAGGAGCTGGCTTCTGAGGCGATTCACGCCCTTGCTCTCAACACCTCCACACCCAACTGA
- a CDS encoding response regulator transcription factor, translating into MTSSSRDLLAHGTGQAPVQQLTVPAIPSREPARVLVVEPHPTLRTVLVQRLRQDGHLTAAVSSSQEALELCQEQSPDLLVSAELLEQSSALRLGQQLRCPVIVLTARNGAEPVVGLLDDGADDVLRKPFGLEEMAARCRTLLKRGRSGLQERVAVGPLEVHLLLRQVTLREQPVELSPREFALLCALLMPPGMVRSRQELLRMAWPPFSGGPRSVDTQVLTLRRKLEQAGLGEGGGITTVRQQGYRFSLDNLPE; encoded by the coding sequence GTGACCTCCTCCTCCCGCGATCTCCTCGCCCATGGAACCGGTCAGGCTCCTGTGCAGCAACTGACTGTTCCCGCGATTCCTTCTCGAGAACCCGCACGTGTTCTTGTTGTTGAACCTCATCCGACACTGAGAACCGTCCTTGTTCAGCGTCTGCGCCAGGACGGCCATCTCACTGCTGCGGTGTCGTCATCGCAGGAAGCCCTTGAGCTCTGCCAGGAGCAGTCCCCGGACCTACTGGTAAGTGCTGAACTGCTGGAACAGAGTTCTGCCCTGAGACTTGGCCAGCAATTGCGCTGTCCGGTGATTGTGCTGACAGCCCGCAACGGGGCTGAACCTGTTGTGGGATTGCTTGATGACGGCGCGGATGACGTGCTGCGCAAACCCTTTGGTCTTGAAGAGATGGCGGCACGCTGTCGCACTTTGCTCAAGCGAGGTCGTAGCGGACTTCAGGAACGTGTTGCCGTTGGCCCCCTTGAGGTGCATCTGCTTCTTCGGCAGGTGACCCTGCGCGAGCAACCGGTGGAACTCAGCCCTCGCGAATTCGCGTTGTTGTGTGCACTGCTTATGCCACCTGGAATGGTGCGCAGCCGACAGGAGCTTCTGAGAATGGCCTGGCCTCCTTTCAGCGGCGGCCCACGCTCTGTGGACACACAAGTCTTGACGCTCCGACGCAAACTTGAACAGGCCGGTCTTGGTGAGGGTGGTGGCATTACCACGGTTCGTCAGCAGGGCTACCGATTCAGCCTGGATAACCTTCCGGAATAA
- a CDS encoding TldD/PmbA family protein — protein sequence MANAPLNVRSLQDQLQSLASREGIARWDLGASRSSSASVQVDRGEAKQLKASQRSSITIRVWNQQGLVGITSTSDLSDSGLEKALMGAYQASGFGNPDDVPGFSPLATAPEPDLHRPLQDAQGIQSLLIQLLDAEKQLLDRHPAIGTLPYNAMNEGSSERIYLNSEGALRQAQRTQASIFLMARAEESGRKPRSGGAVRIALGSRDLDLEGCINEAAERTISHLNYQPIDTGRYLVCFTPEAFLDLIGSFSSMLNARAVLDGVSLSKADSIGDQLAVPFFNLTDNGLHPAHVGAMPFDGEGTPTRALPLIREGCLENFLHSEATARHFGVKPTGHAGMGAKVSVGPDWFEVSRTPSMSTGADHLDHTTTPDSFVLIESLSALHAGVKASQGAFSLPFDGWLVKGGERISVEAATVAGDIRELLRSIVHLEPESVITHEGVSPYVWVDGLAITGEA from the coding sequence ATGGCCAATGCACCACTCAACGTCAGGTCACTTCAGGATCAACTCCAATCGCTGGCCAGCCGTGAAGGAATTGCGAGATGGGACCTGGGCGCCAGTCGCAGCAGCAGCGCCTCTGTACAGGTTGACCGTGGTGAGGCCAAGCAGCTGAAAGCTTCACAACGCAGTTCGATCACCATTCGAGTGTGGAATCAACAGGGGTTGGTTGGCATCACAAGTACCTCTGATCTTTCCGATTCGGGGCTGGAAAAAGCGCTGATGGGTGCTTACCAGGCAAGTGGTTTTGGGAATCCAGATGATGTTCCTGGGTTTTCCCCTCTCGCCACTGCACCTGAGCCGGATCTGCACCGCCCGCTTCAGGATGCTCAGGGTATTCAGAGTCTTCTGATTCAACTTCTGGATGCTGAAAAACAACTGCTGGATCGTCATCCGGCGATCGGCACGCTCCCCTACAACGCCATGAACGAGGGCAGTAGTGAACGCATTTACCTGAACAGTGAAGGTGCCTTGCGACAGGCTCAGCGCACTCAGGCGAGCATTTTCCTGATGGCTCGCGCTGAGGAAAGCGGTCGCAAACCACGCAGCGGTGGAGCAGTCCGAATAGCCCTTGGCAGCCGCGATCTTGATCTGGAGGGGTGCATCAATGAAGCGGCAGAACGCACCATCAGCCATCTCAACTATCAGCCGATCGACACCGGTCGTTACCTCGTGTGTTTCACGCCTGAGGCCTTTCTTGATCTGATTGGTTCATTCAGCAGCATGCTCAACGCCCGTGCCGTTCTCGATGGTGTGAGTCTCAGCAAAGCCGACTCGATAGGTGATCAACTAGCTGTTCCTTTCTTCAATCTCACCGATAACGGTCTGCATCCTGCCCATGTCGGAGCGATGCCCTTCGATGGAGAAGGAACGCCAACTCGAGCCCTTCCCTTGATTCGCGAGGGATGCCTGGAAAACTTTCTACATTCGGAAGCCACTGCACGGCATTTCGGAGTGAAGCCAACAGGTCATGCGGGGATGGGTGCCAAGGTGTCTGTCGGTCCCGACTGGTTTGAAGTCAGTCGCACTCCGTCGATGAGCACAGGAGCCGACCATCTTGACCACACCACCACTCCTGACAGCTTCGTATTGATTGAAAGTCTCAGTGCCCTTCATGCCGGTGTGAAAGCCAGTCAAGGAGCGTTCTCCCTGCCATTCGACGGTTGGCTTGTCAAAGGTGGCGAGCGCATTTCCGTTGAAGCAGCAACTGTGGCTGGAGACATCCGCGAACTCTTACGTTCGATCGTGCATCTTGAACCTGAATCCGTTATCACCCATGAAGGTGTCAGTCCCTACGTATGGGTTGATGGTTTGGCGATCACCGGTGAAGCCTGA
- a CDS encoding 1-acyl-sn-glycerol-3-phosphate acyltransferase has product MSSSLTKRSSALDTGIDPFWAPLAMFLTQDMALHYLRARIVLGSENLPKDGPVLLAPTHRARWDALMIPMAAGRRITGRDCRFMVTRTEMSGLQGWFLHRLGCFAVDQDKPSLTTLRFALDLLESGQQLVVFPEGRIRRTDAPITLEQGPVRLAQLAHRRGIDVQVVPVGLAYNPAVPGPRSRSAICFGQPLFVDGRGKEEALRFNHLLAERMHTAEQAAREAIGRPLNCT; this is encoded by the coding sequence GTGTCCAGCAGCCTGACGAAGCGTTCATCTGCCCTCGACACGGGGATCGATCCCTTCTGGGCGCCGCTTGCCATGTTTTTGACCCAGGACATGGCTCTTCATTACCTACGCGCCAGAATCGTTCTTGGTTCCGAGAACCTTCCGAAGGATGGTCCGGTTCTTCTCGCTCCAACGCACAGAGCCCGGTGGGATGCCCTGATGATCCCCATGGCAGCCGGACGACGGATCACTGGGCGTGACTGCCGTTTCATGGTCACAAGAACAGAAATGTCCGGATTGCAGGGTTGGTTCCTGCATCGCCTGGGCTGTTTCGCGGTCGACCAAGACAAACCTTCGCTGACAACCCTGAGATTCGCTCTCGACCTGCTTGAGAGCGGTCAGCAGCTGGTTGTCTTTCCTGAGGGACGCATCAGGAGAACAGACGCACCAATCACGTTGGAACAGGGACCAGTCCGACTGGCACAACTGGCTCATCGGCGTGGGATCGATGTGCAGGTTGTCCCTGTTGGTCTTGCCTACAACCCTGCTGTTCCAGGTCCACGCAGCCGCTCAGCAATCTGTTTCGGCCAACCTTTGTTTGTTGATGGCAGGGGCAAGGAGGAGGCCCTTCGCTTCAATCATCTGCTGGCCGAGCGGATGCATACGGCTGAACAAGCGGCCCGAGAGGCCATCGGACGACCGCTGAATTGCACTTAA
- a CDS encoding DEAD/DEAH box helicase, whose translation MIRGRDVMAAAQTGTGKTAGFTLPMLERLRHGRRSGRGQVRSLVLTPTRELAAQVHENVRAYGHHLPLRSDVVFGGVKINPQIERLQGGVDLLVATPGRLLDLHQQSVVRFDQLECLVLDEADRMLDMGFIHDIRRLIRLMPEHRQTLLFSATFSPPIRKLATGLLLQPLQIQVTPENQTARSVEQVVHPCDMKRKSELLSHLIRSGNWRQVLVFSRTKHGANRVAEKLSKEGLEAAAIHGNKSQGARTRALQGFKQGSVRVLVATDIAARGIDIQQLPHVVNLDLPNVAEDYVHRIGRTGRAGETGHAISLVAAEESLLLKAIERLTGEALRKEQVKGFEPTILTAPPLDLGGGKRRSHQRSNQRTRHSTTPESRQRRR comes from the coding sequence GTGATCCGTGGTCGCGACGTGATGGCGGCGGCACAGACTGGTACTGGCAAAACAGCTGGATTCACCTTGCCGATGCTTGAGCGACTTCGACATGGCAGGCGCTCTGGTCGTGGTCAGGTGAGGTCGCTGGTCTTGACACCGACCCGTGAACTGGCTGCTCAGGTCCATGAGAACGTGCGTGCTTACGGGCATCACCTTCCCTTGCGCAGTGATGTGGTGTTTGGCGGAGTCAAGATCAATCCGCAGATCGAGCGACTGCAGGGCGGTGTGGATCTGCTGGTGGCGACACCGGGCCGACTGCTTGATCTCCATCAGCAGAGTGTTGTGCGTTTTGATCAGTTGGAATGTCTCGTGCTGGATGAAGCGGATCGAATGCTTGATATGGGCTTCATCCATGACATCCGCAGATTGATTCGGCTGATGCCCGAGCATCGACAGACCCTGCTCTTCTCCGCCACGTTCAGCCCACCGATCCGAAAGTTGGCAACCGGATTGCTGCTTCAACCCCTGCAGATTCAGGTCACACCGGAAAATCAGACCGCACGTTCCGTTGAGCAGGTCGTTCACCCCTGTGACATGAAACGGAAATCGGAGCTTCTGAGTCATCTGATCAGAAGCGGGAATTGGCGTCAGGTTTTGGTGTTTTCGCGGACCAAGCATGGAGCCAATCGGGTCGCGGAGAAACTCAGCAAGGAAGGACTGGAAGCGGCCGCGATCCATGGCAACAAGAGCCAGGGGGCTCGTACCCGTGCCCTTCAGGGCTTCAAGCAGGGCAGTGTGCGGGTGCTTGTGGCGACCGACATTGCTGCACGGGGAATTGATATCCAGCAGTTGCCGCACGTGGTCAACCTTGATCTTCCCAACGTGGCGGAGGATTATGTCCATCGCATTGGTCGCACCGGGCGCGCCGGTGAAACCGGTCATGCCATTTCGCTTGTTGCCGCTGAGGAATCCCTCCTCCTGAAGGCAATTGAGCGACTCACAGGCGAAGCGTTGCGCAAGGAACAGGTGAAGGGATTCGAGCCAACGATTTTGACGGCACCACCCCTGGACCTTGGCGGTGGTAAACGGCGCAGTCATCAACGCAGCAATCAGCGCACTCGTCACAGCACAACTCCCGAATCACGCCAGCGCAGACGCTGA
- a CDS encoding TldD/PmbA family protein, which yields MQSTLQKSLAGFNDLDPGHHPWRQRLDSLLNIGVSAGADLVEVFLERTDHLGVLAEQDKITSVSPSFGMGAGIRVFRSGRDGFVSTNDLSDQGLEDALQQALAMLQLDTSTLASSGGFDGLGPLRDYGSSKNNWLGRTPDLLTITQRLLEGTDCLEKRGQHLDVRRGSFARDWQEVLVAASDGTFARDIRLHQSSGLSVLAADGEHRSSIARRYGSTDRPDDLCNWNVDASAQEVCDSAVKMLRADYVDGGQMPVVLANRFGGVIFHEACGHLLETTQVERGSTPFANSIGESIAHSAVTAIDEGMSGGAFGSISMDDEGMEPQKTVLIENGILQCFLSDRAGEMRTGHARTGSGRRQSHGFAAASRMRNTYIAAGPHSIDDLISSVDHGLYCKSMGAGSVGATGQFNFSVEEGYLIKNGELGQPVKGATLIGDAKEVMPRISMCADDLELAAGYCGSVSGSVFVTVGQPHVKVDSITVGGR from the coding sequence ATGCAGTCAACTCTTCAAAAGTCTCTGGCTGGGTTCAATGATCTGGACCCAGGCCACCATCCATGGCGTCAGCGCCTCGATTCTTTGCTGAATATCGGTGTCAGTGCCGGAGCAGATCTGGTTGAAGTGTTTCTTGAACGTACGGATCATCTCGGTGTCTTAGCCGAACAGGACAAGATCACAAGCGTGAGTCCGTCATTCGGCATGGGAGCTGGAATCCGCGTGTTTCGGTCCGGTAGAGACGGTTTCGTGAGTACGAATGATCTCAGTGATCAAGGGCTGGAAGACGCTCTTCAGCAGGCTCTGGCCATGCTCCAGCTCGATACTTCCACGCTTGCGAGCTCTGGCGGATTTGACGGGCTCGGTCCACTTCGTGACTACGGGTCCTCAAAAAACAATTGGCTGGGCAGAACTCCTGACCTGCTCACGATCACTCAGCGACTGCTGGAGGGCACCGATTGTCTGGAGAAGCGTGGGCAGCATCTCGACGTGCGTCGGGGCAGCTTCGCTCGCGACTGGCAGGAGGTTCTTGTGGCAGCCAGCGATGGAACGTTTGCCCGTGACATCAGGCTGCATCAGTCCAGTGGCCTGAGTGTGCTGGCTGCCGATGGTGAACATCGCTCCAGCATTGCCCGTCGTTATGGAAGCACCGATCGTCCTGATGATTTGTGCAACTGGAACGTTGATGCCTCGGCTCAGGAGGTTTGCGACAGTGCAGTCAAGATGCTTCGGGCTGATTACGTCGACGGTGGCCAGATGCCCGTGGTGTTGGCCAACCGCTTCGGTGGTGTGATCTTCCATGAAGCTTGCGGTCACCTGCTTGAAACCACTCAGGTGGAACGTGGCTCTACACCTTTTGCTAACAGCATCGGTGAAAGCATTGCCCATTCAGCCGTCACCGCAATCGATGAAGGCATGAGTGGTGGTGCTTTTGGATCCATCTCCATGGATGACGAAGGCATGGAGCCGCAGAAAACCGTCCTGATTGAGAACGGAATCCTGCAATGTTTCCTCAGTGATCGAGCCGGTGAAATGCGTACAGGGCATGCCCGTACTGGCAGCGGTCGTCGACAGAGTCATGGTTTTGCTGCTGCAAGCCGCATGCGCAACACCTACATCGCCGCAGGCCCTCACAGTATTGATGATCTGATCAGTTCCGTTGACCATGGCCTGTACTGCAAGTCCATGGGGGCGGGCAGCGTAGGTGCGACCGGTCAGTTCAATTTCTCTGTGGAAGAGGGATACCTGATCAAAAACGGTGAGCTTGGCCAACCGGTCAAAGGCGCCACGCTGATCGGCGATGCCAAGGAAGTCATGCCCAGAATCTCGATGTGTGCTGATGACCTTGAGCTGGCGGCCGGGTACTGCGGATCGGTCAGTGGCAGCGTGTTTGTGACTGTGGGTCAGCCCCACGTGAAAGTGGATTCAATCACCGTGGGAGGTCGTTGA
- the fmt gene encoding methionyl-tRNA formyltransferase has translation MKILFWGTPLYAVPTLDALDKAGHQIVGVVTQPDRRRGRGKQLMASAVKARALELGLKVYTPEKIRRDHACQQELADLGADLSVVVAFGQILPTEVLTQPPLGCWNGHGSLLPRWRGAGPIQWSILEGDVQTGVGVMAMEEGLDTGPVLMERKLDIGLLENAHQLGARLSQLTAQLMVEAIPRIEAAGPGTEQERHRRLGLRCQTPDVSYARMLVKSDYQVDWSASALAIHRKVMGLYPGAMTFWKGKRLKLLASEPLIERLRDELSPGAQQLLGRWPTGQHQAGTVLDSNEQGLVVSSSGCPLLIREAQLEGKSRSNGRALVQQLQAIAGDTLV, from the coding sequence GTGAAAATCCTGTTCTGGGGAACTCCCCTTTATGCTGTCCCCACACTGGATGCACTGGACAAGGCAGGCCATCAGATTGTCGGAGTTGTCACTCAGCCTGATCGTCGTCGAGGGCGCGGTAAACAACTGATGGCATCAGCTGTGAAAGCACGGGCTCTGGAACTCGGGCTGAAGGTTTACACCCCGGAAAAAATTCGCCGTGATCATGCCTGTCAACAAGAGCTTGCTGATCTCGGAGCTGATCTTTCTGTCGTGGTGGCGTTCGGACAGATACTGCCCACCGAAGTGTTGACTCAGCCACCTCTCGGCTGCTGGAACGGCCATGGCTCACTGCTGCCCAGGTGGAGGGGAGCTGGCCCAATTCAATGGTCCATCCTTGAGGGTGATGTTCAGACCGGAGTAGGTGTGATGGCGATGGAGGAAGGACTGGACACCGGTCCAGTCCTCATGGAACGAAAGCTCGATATCGGATTGCTTGAGAACGCGCATCAACTCGGAGCACGACTGAGCCAACTCACAGCTCAGCTGATGGTGGAGGCGATCCCACGGATTGAGGCCGCAGGACCCGGGACGGAACAGGAGCGACATCGCAGGTTGGGCCTGCGCTGCCAGACACCTGACGTCAGCTACGCGCGGATGCTCGTCAAGAGTGACTACCAGGTCGACTGGTCCGCTTCAGCATTGGCAATCCATCGCAAAGTGATGGGCCTGTATCCAGGTGCAATGACCTTCTGGAAGGGAAAGAGACTGAAACTGCTGGCCTCTGAACCGCTGATCGAAAGGCTTCGAGACGAGCTCAGCCCCGGCGCACAACAGTTGCTTGGCCGCTGGCCCACCGGTCAACATCAGGCTGGAACTGTTCTGGACAGCAATGAGCAGGGTTTGGTGGTCAGCAGTTCGGGTTGTCCGCTGCTGATTCGTGAAGCACAACTGGAAGGGAAGAGTCGGAGCAATGGTCGGGCTCTCGTTCAGCAATTGCAGGCCATTGCGGGCGACACGCTCGTCTGA
- the grxD gene encoding Grx4 family monothiol glutaredoxin, which translates to MDSQTQSRIESLIQSSPIFVFMKGTKLMPQCGFSNNVVQILNALGVSFESFDVLSDPEVRQGIKEFSDWPTIPQVYVKGEFMGGSDILIEMYNEGTLKEKLEIALAS; encoded by the coding sequence ATGGACTCACAGACCCAATCCCGCATCGAGAGCCTGATCCAGTCGAGCCCGATCTTCGTGTTCATGAAGGGCACCAAGTTGATGCCACAGTGCGGCTTCTCCAACAATGTTGTGCAGATTCTCAATGCACTTGGTGTGAGCTTTGAGAGTTTTGATGTGCTCTCGGATCCCGAAGTTCGTCAGGGGATCAAAGAGTTTTCCGATTGGCCCACAATCCCTCAGGTCTATGTCAAAGGCGAATTTATGGGTGGTTCCGACATTCTGATCGAGATGTACAACGAGGGCACTCTTAAGGAGAAGTTGGAGATCGCTCTGGCCAGCTGA
- a CDS encoding DUF6464 family protein, whose amino-acid sequence MLVELRQTGSEQLLDRVELDEPPSPGRWFLHEDNSFLVMQRRHRYRLHSGHYQLSSVVLMVKPQKRPADAHWFQHGWVIGDPACRFNARSPLMRCAVIPEGPCERCSHWSA is encoded by the coding sequence ATGCTCGTGGAACTCCGACAAACCGGTAGCGAGCAACTGCTTGATCGTGTGGAGCTGGATGAGCCACCTTCCCCAGGACGTTGGTTCCTTCACGAAGACAACAGTTTTCTGGTGATGCAGCGCCGTCACCGTTACCGACTCCATTCCGGTCATTACCAGTTGAGTTCAGTTGTGTTGATGGTGAAACCTCAGAAGCGACCTGCCGATGCACACTGGTTTCAGCATGGATGGGTCATTGGTGATCCAGCCTGTCGTTTCAATGCCCGAAGTCCGCTGATGCGCTGTGCCGTGATTCCGGAAGGCCCATGCGAGCGTTGCAGTCACTGGTCCGCATGA
- a CDS encoding DUF6761 family protein yields the protein MTSLQHPEAIRHFQALCDACQELTTRYHGPSELRLYADGYLHALRRTGDLDPRELSKLETLIERWILDPSSFIGPDGDVSALYRHPNQY from the coding sequence ATGACATCTCTTCAGCACCCGGAGGCCATTCGCCACTTCCAGGCGCTCTGTGATGCATGCCAGGAACTGACGACTCGCTATCACGGCCCATCCGAGCTTCGCCTCTATGCAGACGGTTACTTGCACGCTCTGCGCAGAACTGGTGATCTCGACCCAAGGGAATTGTCCAAGCTCGAGACATTGATTGAACGCTGGATTCTGGATCCATCCAGTTTCATCGGTCCTGACGGGGATGTGAGCGCTCTCTACAGACACCCGAATCAGTATTGA
- a CDS encoding alpha/beta fold hydrolase translates to MGINRHSLEAVRTVSVSGGQIELRCYRPHCDEAADRVPLLLTHGGPGGSSVGLYDALHPLADRRPTIFYDQLGSYASPADLSPEQMTLKRFATEPLRILDQLRMPRAHVFGHSWGGAVMTQFCLDHPDRVKALLLSSPLLSTQRWIADCNQLTKNIQLELGGSVHLEEEFERRHFCRSARASDQDALRCERERGNHKLYTQMWGPSEFQHHGMLSDLDLFPGFKDLSNPTLLICGEFDTATPQTMQDARSAIGECAQLEVLKDAGHKTYIDRNQAFVELINDFLIQLD, encoded by the coding sequence ATGGGCATCAATCGCCATTCACTTGAGGCGGTCAGAACGGTCAGCGTCAGCGGAGGGCAGATTGAGCTCCGCTGCTACCGACCTCACTGCGACGAAGCTGCTGATCGGGTTCCCCTGCTGCTCACACACGGCGGTCCGGGTGGTTCAAGTGTTGGGCTCTATGACGCTCTGCACCCCCTCGCAGACCGACGACCGACGATTTTCTACGACCAGCTGGGGTCCTATGCATCACCGGCTGATCTGTCGCCTGAGCAGATGACCCTGAAGCGCTTCGCGACGGAGCCGCTGCGCATTCTTGATCAGCTCAGAATGCCCCGTGCCCATGTATTCGGACATTCATGGGGTGGTGCCGTCATGACGCAGTTCTGCCTTGATCATCCAGATCGAGTCAAAGCCCTGTTGCTCTCATCTCCTCTGTTGTCCACACAAAGGTGGATTGCCGATTGCAATCAATTGACTAAAAACATTCAACTGGAGCTTGGGGGATCAGTACATCTGGAAGAGGAATTTGAACGTCGACACTTCTGTCGTTCTGCGCGGGCATCAGATCAAGATGCTTTGCGTTGTGAACGTGAACGAGGGAACCACAAGCTGTACACGCAGATGTGGGGGCCGAGTGAATTCCAGCATCACGGAATGCTCAGCGACCTTGACCTATTTCCAGGCTTTAAGGATTTGTCGAATCCTACGCTACTCATCTGCGGTGAATTCGACACAGCAACACCTCAAACCATGCAGGATGCACGATCCGCAATTGGTGAATGTGCACAACTGGAAGTGCTCAAGGATGCAGGACATAAAACCTACATTGATCGCAACCAGGCATTCGTTGAGCTGATCAACGATTTTCTGATTCAGCTGGACTGA
- a CDS encoding pyridoxine 5'-phosphate synthase: protein MASLGVNIDHIANVRQARRTVEPDPVPMALLAELGGADGITVHLREDRRHIQDRDVDLLRQTVRSRLNLEMAATDEMVEIAVRVKPDMVTLVPERREEVTTEGGLDVEGQLPQLKKMVQRLHDKGIPVSLFVDPDQSQLTASRDAGARWVELHTGTYAEAAWTEQPRELARLTEATAFSRSLGLRVNAGHGLTYQNVEPVAAIEGMEELNIGHTIVARALAVGLKTAVSEMRSLVQNPRREPLFASKN from the coding sequence GTGGCCAGCCTCGGGGTGAATATCGACCACATCGCGAATGTCCGGCAGGCCAGGCGCACCGTGGAGCCCGATCCTGTTCCCATGGCTCTGCTGGCAGAACTCGGAGGAGCTGACGGCATCACCGTTCATTTGCGTGAAGATCGTCGTCATATCCAGGACCGTGATGTGGATCTGCTCAGGCAGACAGTCCGCAGCAGGTTGAATCTGGAAATGGCGGCCACCGACGAGATGGTTGAGATTGCTGTACGGGTCAAGCCCGACATGGTCACGCTCGTGCCAGAACGACGTGAAGAGGTCACCACCGAGGGTGGGCTGGATGTGGAAGGTCAGCTCCCGCAACTGAAAAAAATGGTGCAGAGACTCCATGACAAAGGCATCCCCGTCAGCCTTTTCGTGGATCCGGATCAGTCGCAGCTGACGGCCAGTCGCGATGCGGGAGCACGCTGGGTTGAACTGCATACCGGCACCTACGCAGAAGCCGCTTGGACTGAACAACCCCGTGAGCTGGCACGTTTGACTGAAGCCACGGCTTTTTCCCGTTCCCTCGGTTTGCGCGTCAATGCAGGCCATGGCCTCACTTACCAGAACGTGGAACCAGTAGCGGCCATCGAGGGAATGGAGGAGCTAAACATCGGCCACACGATCGTGGCCCGTGCACTGGCTGTGGGTTTGAAAACCGCAGTGAGTGAGATGCGCTCCCTGGTTCAGAATCCACGCCGTGAGCCCTTGTTCGCCAGCAAAAATTGA